From the Eptesicus fuscus isolate TK198812 chromosome 19, DD_ASM_mEF_20220401, whole genome shotgun sequence genome, the window GAACCCCTGTGATGCAGAAGTTGTTACACTTGATGCTGTCTCAGAGGTGCTTTGAActaacttccttcctttcttcctacctttctttttctctttccttaccttccttccttccttccttccttccttccttccttccttctttccttccttccttatttatttCACTACTCTGACTGGGCATTTTCTGTtcccttatcttccaaatcactgattcaatcATCTGCTTCATGTCATATGCTATTGATTTCTTCTAGCGTAGTATTCATTTCAgctattgtattcttcatttttgactggttctttttttatgatttttatgtcCACTTTTATGCCTGCTATCTCTTTGTTTATGTCCTTACTGAATTTATTCATTCTTAtcctaagttccttgagcattcttataaccattgttttgaactctgtagcTAGTAGAcggtttgcctccatttcatttagttctttttccggggatttctcctgttctttcatttagaacatctttctttgtctcccaaatttggcaGTCATTTTGTGTCTTCACCTTCCCTATCAGTCTTGATGCGTCTTCTTTAAATCCTTGGTTTTAAGCCTTCTATTAAGCTAGCATTCAGTTGACTATTCAGATGATTGTTCTAAAATTTAGTTATAATTCTGATTTGGTCCTAGGAGGAGATGTGTGTGGCTTCCATCTTCTCCACTGCCACCTTGGATCTACTCattatttctttcatcttttcattCAAAATTTCAGATTTCTAgtataaaaaataagtgaaacttcTTGAAATATGAAATAATCTATTGTAAATATCCATTTGAATGCCTCAAAAACACCTTGATCTAATGTATTTTCCCTCTAGAATTTACTACTCAATGTTGTACATCtcagaaatgtaaattttaaatattacttattcAGATCACATATCTGGGGccataattaattttttcttcccttcatctttttaatcaaaattttaatcATCTTATTATAAAACTTATATGAGTGTCTAAATTGATATTTCCACTTCTAATGCTATCAAACCAGTCAAATCACAAACAACTGTATCCCCATCattttaatagccttttatttttactcCCCTACATATTTATTCTCCTCTGATATGTTTTAAACACTACCACAAAATTTCTTTTCATAAATAGAAATCCAATTATGCTATAGTACTTAAACATATCAAATTATTTGTCTTAGTCATTATCTGTATTCCAGTAGATAATTTGAATGATCTGAAATATAAGATCTCTCCATTTTAATATCATCTTACAGTTATTTGCTCTCCTGAAATTATCCCTGTAATTGCTGGCAACTCTCGTGAATGGAATGAAATCCAATGGCATAAAATAGAATTGAATCCTTTTTACCTAATGAACACTTACGATGCTCACCCTTTCCCCACAATCTTTCCATCCCTTTCATACTGGCATCAAGTTTTAGATTACACTTTTCCACAAAAACAATTCCTGTCCTTTCAGATTATTTTAGTTCCTCCATTAACATACCACtttaatatttcacttttataatcATCTCCATTAATCTCAGAAGTATGTTTTCCATATCTCTTTGCCCTCCATAGTTTCTCAAATCTTTAACAAAGCATGTATTAGCTCCTCGTAGCACTTACAACAAAATGAGCATTTATGAAATGCACTTATACTATATTATAAAGTACTTTGCAACTTTATATTTTAAGCATACACCTCCCATTTTTCAAGTACAGATCATCAAAATGATTTTTATCTCatactaaataattttataacttgCACGATCAGTTTCATATTGTTTGTGACATTTGATCtatctcattctctttttttcagtggaATTTAGTATGTAAATCAAAGTCACTCAAATTATGGTCACAGTCCATATATATGGCAGGATACATGTTGGGATCTCCTCTAGGTGGTTATATTTCTGACAAGTAAGTCTCATATTTTGTTTCATAAGTGACCCAAGATATATAATGCATATATTCTCTAAGATTACATTTAAGGCTGAAGACCTAGAAAGTGACAAAAGCAGCTTTATGAAGGAAGTAGATATTCTACATAGTTGCAGCCTGGATACAGGCTAAATGCCAACGGTGTTGAATGAGTCCTTCATCATTTGAAAGGGAAGGCTTCAGATTTAGTTTGGGTTGTTTTTGAATCAAATTCTAGGATGATTTGCGTGCAAGGTTTTATTTTGGATGGAATCCAAGGAGGCATGAAGAGGtaagtggggagaggaaggaaagtggcataatacaggcagtcctcgggttacatcggactcgacatgtcgtttcatggttaaatgaccatctcccatttatttatatatataaaaaaaaacacgccGTCATTTAGACgaatgtacatatgtgctttatgtatttttattatttatttaccacaagtaaaggtcaggaattgttatctttcttttaaatttttgttactgtttcacttcattactgctgtgtatgggCTCCATGTGAGGGAcgcaggtgcttatgtaggtgggttccaacttacggcgaaaatcaagTTACGTCGTGCCATAGGAACGGGTCTCTGACGTCAcccgaggacctgctgtattaCTAAGCAGGTTACCAAATGGGAACCTGAGGATCAACCCCTTTGTGGTCTTCTGGGAAATGGTTAGCATGCCTCAGAGTAGTGCCACCTATAAAGTAAAGAAGATGGTATACAGCATATCCTGGCCCTTAGAATCTCCCCTGTGCCAAATAACTTCATCGCTGTGGTCAGCGAAAGCTCTTTGGTGTTGGAAACAGCTGCTTGGCCTCAGAAGACATTTAAAGGTATGAGAACATTGAGTAATAACGTGATTGGCAAGGCACCAGTATCACCTGCTACAATATCACGAAGATTATGATGATTACTTTTAGGTAATAATTCAAGAAGTAAAATTAATGGTGTAATGCTGAAAATAACAAAGAGGTTTTAGAGGGAGATTCACTGCAAATagagtagaaaataaattagttGGATAAAGTGTGTAGAGCAAAATTTTGTACAAAAATCAagattttgaaatgatttttatcTCCACCATGTTAAGGAATTTAGATAGTTCATTTATACAGCAAAACATACTTGAGTTATTGGTATTTTTTAGACataatagaaatatttagaaaaacactGTGCAAACATATTAACTAGTTAGTCAGAACATGATAAATGAATATACATAGAAACccttataagtaaaaaaaatagaggGTTTATGGAGGATGGTGAAGGAGATATTATGATAACCTGATAAAGTTATTCAGAAGTTTGGGGAAACTTTATGAATTAGATTTATTTGAGAAGAGTCAGTTCAATGAACCATCACCAAAAGctattattttccattcataTTGACATTTCTATGATGTGTAAAAACTATTCTGATCACACAGAACTTATTCTTTCGGGAAAGGGGTCTATTTATTAGAATTTCTCCATACAATGGGATACCTatcatgaaaaaaacaaacaaacacaaaagagcTGTCATCTTCCAAGCTGGAAATTCTCAGAATAATTCTTACAATTATACAATAGTATATAGACTTGTATTTTTTTAGATTGTTTGTTCATTCTACTCATTTCCTCTTAGATTTGGCCGGAAACCTGCATTGTTGGCTTCTTCCCTGTTGTCTGCACTACTGGGCACTTGTTCCATTTTTGCCCCAACCTTCCCAATTTACTGTGCAATTCGATTTCTTTTGTCAATGTCAATGGGAACCATATACTCCTCTACTCTTACACTCCGTAAGTTTGACATTTTTTGTCTTCTCTTACCTAATTTTGTCATGTTTCTAGCACACTTTATAAGATTTATGTCAATGCATTTTCTTTAAGTTATAGAATGGCTGCCATCTAATGTCACACCCATGATCATAACAATAAGGTCTCTGGTTCTAAGCGCTGGACAAACGGTACTGGCTGGACTGGCTTATGTCTTCCGAGACTGGCGCATGCTACAATTGTCCATTTCTGTGCCTTACTTTGTCTTTTTCCTATCCGTGTGGTATGTagacttttgtttgtttcccttgtgAAGACTGGGCATGaaagcttttaaataaatatggacTCTGGTCACTCTGCATCTCCTTAtgggaataagaaaataaatgcagcAAGGGACTCAATAGATAAATCTTAGAAGTTCAAGGAAtacattaaattaattaatgtaagcaattaaaaaatataaattttcttagGTTCACACACACATGACTATCACTGTCAAGGAAATAATTAAAAGGGAGTATGTttgttagagaaaaacaaaactcgAATTAATGACAATAATATGGAGAAATTAAAGCTTGCAAGAGACATGATGGAACCCCATTAAGGTTGAGGTAGGGGGATCTTTACTGTCTGAAGCTGGCAGTAGTTCctgtgatttgaaaaaaaaaggggggggtacAATAGCTTATGGGGCATCAGAGatgtctgtctctttttttaaaactaaaaaattcaaaaatcagaaatgctgtttttaaatataaaagtaatataaatataaaatatcaaagataaaattaaaaaaataaattaagttaaatgctgaaaaaggaaaataacctgAGTTCCTTCCAAATTGGAGAGGCATCATGTTCTCATGAATCCCACCACAACTGAATGGAATCTAGGTCTCTTTGAAGTCTTATCTTATTTTGGATTGACCTCCTCTCCCATTTCAATGTCTC encodes:
- the LOC103287717 gene encoding solute carrier family 22 member 22-like isoform X2, whose protein sequence is MGGNNEQEQCRRFRQPQWQLLHSSDLAINTTELETEACLDGWIYDQSIFTSTIVTQWNLVCKSKSLKLWSQSIYMAGYMLGSPLGGYISDKFGRKPALLASSLLSALLGTCSIFAPTFPIYCAIRFLLSMSMGTIYSSTLTLRFTICNERRTHFAQT
- the LOC103287717 gene encoding solute carrier family 22 member 12-like isoform X1, coding for MGGNNEQEQCRRFRQPQWQLLHSSDLAINTTELETEACLDGWIYDQSIFTSTIVTQWNLVCKSKSLKLWSQSIYMAGYMLGSPLGGYISDKFGRKPALLASSLLSALLGTCSIFAPTFPIYCAIRFLLSMSMGTIYSSTLTLLIEWLPSNVTPMIITIRSLVLSAGQTVLAGLAYVFRDWRMLQLSISVPYFVFFLSVWYVDFCLFPL